ATCCATGCATTCAACATGCATTCAACAGGAATTGAGGTGAAGGAGGGTGAagcaacttcttcttcttcatcaatcaTCCTCACCCTCTTCCCTGATCATCATATTTGCTGATCTTCCTTTTTCTGAATTCAATTGAACACGTTCAaatctctcttcctcctctcataaaagaaaaaatggtagAATGTAGAGGTAAACAAAGATCGAATATAATGTTAGAAAGAACATTCAGGATGATTTCATTATAAATTTTCTGGCACACACCATATCTAGTAATCACAAGCCACACAACCAACCACTGATgatattcttctctccctcaTAAGCAATCCAACTACAGAGGAGGAAGACCTGGACTAACAATCCTAACACAAGAAGCAAGCTCCTAAAGACGCAGCGCTTCTATTGCTGCAACAGATTCAAGGCAGGTGGAGCAGGCGACGGAGGCTAACGGTGGCGCCGGAATCTACGGCCATGACGCCGCCAGCGGTGGCTTCAGATCTGCAGCTCGCTTTCTGCTTCACTGAAAACTTGGGCAGAGGCAGGCTGCTTGGAGGAGGAGAAAGCAGGAACAAGGCGGAGCCCGAGCGCTTCTCCCCGGCAACTCCAATCGATCTGAAAATCCCAACAAGCTCAGTTGGCAGGTCGCTAGGGTCAGGTCCCAATGGACCGGCAGACGGAACCAGAAGATCGGTCCGCTTATTCGTGCCCAGAGTCGCTGCTCCACCGGAAAATTCCTGAACTGAGCCACCAGGATTCCTGGTCACGGGCCTCTTCTGCTTAGCCTTGAGGGCCGGCGATGGCTGGGGAGTCAGCTTTTGGGGGAGGTTGGGGGGAGGGGCAGCAATGGGGGCTTCTTTGAAGGCAGGAGATGGCTGGAAGCAGAGCGTCTGAGAGAACCAACATCGGGATTGTTGACATTCTCGGTAGAGAACGTCCTCCCGAGTCTATT
This window of the Nymphaea colorata isolate Beijing-Zhang1983 chromosome 2, ASM883128v2, whole genome shotgun sequence genome carries:
- the LOC126409767 gene encoding uncharacterized protein LOC126409767; amino-acid sequence: MEGLVMNQTEGDGSSRRSTRNSPKKLNPKRKKTDTGSRQNRLGRTFSTENPSPAFKEAPIAAPPPNLPQKLTPQPSPALKAKQKRPVTRNPGGSVQEFSGGAATLGTNKRTDLLVPSAGPLGPDPSDLPTELVGIFRSIGVAGEKRSGSALFLLSPPPSSLPLPKFSVKQKASCRSEATAGGVMAVDSGATVSLRRLLHLP